A stretch of DNA from Nitrospinota bacterium:
TTGGCTCTTCCGAACCGATCTTGATAAATCCGGCAATGCTTCATGAGCGGATGGATACAGAGTCCGTAACGATGGACATGATCGAGTACGCTGATCCGCTCTCTTTTCTCAGCTTTTATGTCATGGATCGTGATGGTGTGATGAAGTTCACGGAAGGATCGCCGATAAACAGCGATAACAGGCCGGTAATAGAGTACACGGAACCGCGCAAAATATGGAACCGGAAGGAAAACGCGGTGTTCAACTTCGCTTCGCTTGTTTCGGCGCGACAACTCTCCACTAAACTTCTCCCTGGCGCGGATGAAGACGCCGAATTGTACACAGCGATAAAGAAATATTTTGATGCCCGCACAAAACTTCTGGAAGGGAAGGTGGAACATGCAAAAAGAAACTACAATCTGGAAGTCGAGAAGTATAAAGAGGCGGCAGCGCTCGCTCCAATTGATCCCTATCTTGCGCTTTCGGTGTTTGATCTCGGATATCTCTACTACAACAGGGGAGATCTCAAAACCGCAATTAAACTTTTTGAATGGACAAAGGTGATAAATTCGGATTTACCAGAAGTTCATTTCTATTTGGCGAAAACATACCAGAAATTGGGGATGCCGGAAAAATCGGAGAATTCATTCAAGGAACTGGCGCGATTGCGTCCTCAATTGGCCGAAAAACTGGTGGTCAAATAAAAATCAGACTTGCTAGTTTAACGTAACGTTGAATGATGAAAAGATAACGATACGATAAATCGTTATATGGGGAAGCCAGGGCGACACAATATAAGGTATTGAAAAAACAAGCATGCTTTTCCAGCTGCGTAGTTGAAAAAAAATGGTGTTTAACGTTACATTAGGCTGAATCCAGTTTGGAGAAATAGGTGGCAAACGTTTGAAATTGCAGACAAAAATAATAAAAAAAAAGATGGAGTTATAGGGTTTACGTTTGGTATATTATTCCCACTTCACCTCATCTTCTTGAGGTAGGAAGTGTCTTTAAGGGAACACAGTACTAGTAGTGAAAAAAGTTAACTTAAAAAGGGGGTGAGATGGTGAAAAAATTAAGTATTCTTGGTGCAATGGTTTTTGCAGTTACTTTAGCTGTAACAGCTTTTGCCGCAAAACCAGCTATAGCTAGGGTTCTTGGTGGTGGTTCAGCCATAACAGATACTCTGCAGATAGGTGAGATTACAAGCATCGGAAACAAGCAGTTGACGATAGCTACCCAGTTCGAAGAGAAATCAAAAACCTATACTTTGGACCTGTTACCGAATTGTTATGTTATGACCGCTTCACGAGGCGAGTTCAAGAAATTCTCTGAGCTCAAAAAGGGTGACCTTGTTGCTGCGTACGGATGGTACAAAGGTGGCAAGTGGAACGCTGTAAGGATAGACATTCTTGATAAGAATGACTACCTCGTAAAGAGATTGGCTGCTGATGCGAAAGCAAAAGTGTATTACAAACATGAGAACGTAAAATAAAAATTTGAGGGGGTGAGTGACTTTGAAAAAATATGTTGCCTATTTTATGGCGATAGCTGTTGCGTCCGTGTTTTCATGGAGCACAACGGCAGAAGCTAAAAAAGTAGTGCTGACCGAGTTTGATAAACGCGATTGGCACGTAACAGAAGGCCAGGATAACGACTCCCCGTTACGCGACTACGCAATTCTTTATGATGCGGGTGGTGTTGACGGTGCTCTGGGCGTTATCGGTATACCTTCAATGAGGACCTACAGGCACATCAGGTGTGGTGTTGACTTGCACAACTTCCCATTTTCGGGATCAAACGCAGGTAACAACAACGGTACTCCGGACGGTAAATATCTCTATGTTTCCGATAAGGGTTCCGACACAATTGCCGAGGTAAACCTGCAGACAGGTTGGGTTGAGAGAATTTTCGCTCTGCCGAAACCTTTTGGTATCCATCACAGTGCGGCTCTTGCACCGAACGGTAAATACCTCTTCGCAACTGGAGAGCTTACCGGTAAAATGCTCAAGCTTCGCCTTGAAGATGGCGCTACCACAGTTCTTGATATTCCGCCTGCACCTAGCGCACCGGACTATCCTGACACCAGCAAAGATGGTAAATACGTTTTCTCCGGAAACTATTATCACTCGGCTATTATGGTGTTCAGCCAGGATCCCTTTAAGCTTATTAAAGAGATTCCAGTTGGTAAGAACCCACACGGTACGAACGTAAGCCCGACAAACAGGATCGTAGCAGTCTGCGATAAACTCTCAGCTACCATTTCGGTTATCGACGTGGAACAGCTCAGGGTCGCAAAAGTTATTCCTGTTGGTGCGGGTCCGCTTCACAACCAGTTCGACACGCTTGGAAAGTACGACTACATTTCCTGCTTCGTGTCTGACTCTACTTCGAAACTCGATATGCAGAGAATGCAGTTGGTTGACGAGTTCCCGATTCACTACCGCGTTGGTCACAACTCAATAGCTCCTGACAACGGGTACTATGTTTCGCAGAACAAGTTCTCCACCGGTCTCTTTACTCCGACCGGTATCGTTTTCGCAGTTAACTTCGAGCTTCAGGATATCGACGAGTCTTCCGACACATACGGTAAGTCCGTTAAGATCATCCCTGTTGACGGCGAGCCGCATGAAGGAAGGATGATTTTCGCATCCTACATTCAGAGGTGGAACACCGGTAAGGGCGAAGAGCTCTTCTCGAAAGGTTATAACCTTGGTGACTACCATGTAAGCTTTGATGTTGGACCTGGTGTCAACAGCAAAACAAGGCCTCAGCTTGAGCCTGCTCACTGGAAAAACACCAAGAAATACTGGATCGCAAGGGATAACGGTAAACCTGGTATAACAAAAGAAGGCGATGTTCATGTTATTCGCATAAAAGCCTTCTCATACGGTTATGTTCCAAGGTTTATCCACGTTCCTCAGGGCGCGAAAGTCCGCATAATCTTCACAAACATCGACAAAGCGGCCGGTCTTACAAAGAACCCGGACGTTACGATGGGTATGGCAATATACGGTCACTACGGCTTCAGGACCATGATCATTGGTCCTCGCGGTATGTCGGCTGTTGCCGAGTTTGAAGCAGATAGAGCGGGCGAGTACGAGTTCTACTGCCAGCACTTCTGTGGTCCGTTGCACCTTGAGATGCGCGGTACCTTCTTCGTTGATCCGAAAGGAAAACAGGCTTCTCTTGCAGTTGGTGACTACGACCGCGTAGCACAGCAGGAACAGCTGGTAGACGAGGGAGAGCGCGAGTGGCTTGTTGGTACAAACAGGCTCCTTAACAAGCTCAAAGAGGGTAACGAACCCACCATATAGGCTGATGTCTCAATATTATTGAGATGTATTGGACTTATAACGAGACCGGGTGTAACAGCCCGGTCTCTTTTTTTTATTGAGGAATAATGAAATCTTCGGTACGGATAATTTGCGCGATCCTGATGGTCGCGGTGTATATAGGATGCTCCGGCAAAAAAGCCAGTTCCATGCCTGCAACTCCGCCAGATCAGGTTGTACTGCATTTTTATGACCTGTTAAAGGATGGTGGCAAGATCGCGAACAGGGAGGCCTTCAATATGGTCAGCACCAAGTACCGAGGGCTTGATCCGAATGATTTCAGGAAGTGGACCGATACCTACAACAGGGATTCAAAAATCTCTATTATGGAGACCGTTGTCCCGGTTGCTCCGGATTCAAAAGGGGATATGGTCGCAAAGGTTATTATGGAAGTACAGACGCCATCAACTTTTGGCGATTACTTTTCCACTACGAGTAATGTCAATCTCATACTTGACAAGGATTCAAACGAATGGAAGATAGACTTCATGGCGGATACCATCGATGAATCCGAATATCTGAATGCGCCCGCAGAGGCGAATTCCCCGGATGGGGAGAACCAGGAACAATAAAATGATGAATAAAGTTATTGATTGGCTGGATGTAAGACTTGGAGTAAAGGGATTCTATAAAGAACATATCGAATACTCTTTGCCTGAGAGCGCCAGCTTTTGGCACCTGTTCGGCGGACTAACGATCGGCTGTATTATAATTCAGGTTATTACCGGTTTTTACAT
This window harbors:
- a CDS encoding beta-propeller fold lactonase family protein — encoded protein: MKKYVAYFMAIAVASVFSWSTTAEAKKVVLTEFDKRDWHVTEGQDNDSPLRDYAILYDAGGVDGALGVIGIPSMRTYRHIRCGVDLHNFPFSGSNAGNNNGTPDGKYLYVSDKGSDTIAEVNLQTGWVERIFALPKPFGIHHSAALAPNGKYLFATGELTGKMLKLRLEDGATTVLDIPPAPSAPDYPDTSKDGKYVFSGNYYHSAIMVFSQDPFKLIKEIPVGKNPHGTNVSPTNRIVAVCDKLSATISVIDVEQLRVAKVIPVGAGPLHNQFDTLGKYDYISCFVSDSTSKLDMQRMQLVDEFPIHYRVGHNSIAPDNGYYVSQNKFSTGLFTPTGIVFAVNFELQDIDESSDTYGKSVKIIPVDGEPHEGRMIFASYIQRWNTGKGEELFSKGYNLGDYHVSFDVGPGVNSKTRPQLEPAHWKNTKKYWIARDNGKPGITKEGDVHVIRIKAFSYGYVPRFIHVPQGAKVRIIFTNIDKAAGLTKNPDVTMGMAIYGHYGFRTMIIGPRGMSAVAEFEADRAGEYEFYCQHFCGPLHLEMRGTFFVDPKGKQASLAVGDYDRVAQQEQLVDEGEREWLVGTNRLLNKLKEGNEPTI